GCGCGGCGGGCGCGAGCAGCAGCGCCGCCCCGAGCAGCCCGGCGGCCGCCCGGCGACGCCCGGCGGGCACGCCGCTCACGAGTCCCCGGCGCCGCCCGACGCGGCGGTCGCGCCCGACACCTCCGTGGCGGCGGCCTCGACCGTCAGCGACGGACCCGTCGGCAGCAGCGCCGCCCACGCCGGCGGCACGGTCGTCACGTCCTCGGGCCCGTACCCGAGCCGGGCCAGCACCTCGTCGCTCGCGTCCGGCACCGGGTAGGCCCGCCCGGAGCCGTCGACGAGGCTGACGGTCGCCGTCCCGCCCTCGGTGGTCTGCGCCCGCACGAGCGCACCGGAGCCCGGGGCGACGCGCACGCCCGGCTCGACGTCGCCGTCGCGCAGCACGAGGTCCACCCCGCCGTCCTCGCCCGGGCGGAGCACCGAGCAGGGCGCCTGCCCCGCCGCCGGGAGCGTCGGCACGGTCGCGGGCAGGTCCGCGGGGGCGACCGGGGTCGTGGACGTCCGGACCTCCCCGATGTCCGAGGCGCTCACCCGCAGCGGCTCCGCGGCCAGGTCGCCCGCGCCCAGCAGGTACAGCGGGTAGGCGAGGTCGCTCAGCGGGGCGAGCTCACCACGGGCGTCGACGACGTAGCGGCGGTCGCCCTCCCCGGTCCCGGTGACCTCGACGAGCGTCCCGACACGGGTGTCCACGGGCAGCCCGCCCTCCGGCAGCGCCGGGTCGCCCGCCCCCTCGACGGTCAGCGGCGCCAGGTCGGAGCCCAGCGGGAAGAGCGTGAGCCAGTCGGCGCCCGCCTCGACCGGGGTGGCCGTGTCGAGGCCGAGCGCGCGCAGCACGGCGGCCTCGTCGGACTCCGGGACGGCGTGGCGTACGCCGCCGGCCACGAGGTGGAGCTTCCCGGCGACCTCCACCAGCACCCCCGCGTCGGGGTCGACGTCCGGGGCCGGCGCCTCCGGGTCGAGGTCGAGGGTCGTGCTGCCGTCCGGGGCCACGCACGACGCCCACCCGGCGGCGGTGAGCCGGCTCGGGAGCGGGAGCTCGTCGGGCGCGCCCGGGATGCCGATGGTGGCCCCGCGCGGCGCGTCGGTGATGTCGTCCTCGCTGACGTCGACCACGTGGAACGCGCCGGAGTCGAGCACCAGGCGCGCGCTCGTCACGTTCAACACCGGGTGCAGGGTGCCCTGGATCCCGACGTACCGGCTCCCGTCGCCCTCGACGATGACGAGCGACTGGTCGTCCCACCCGTCCGGCAGGGACGGGCTCAGCAGGCCGAACCCGAGGCTGCCCAGCACCAGCAGCACGGTCAGCGACACCCCGGCGACGACGCCGCGCAGCGGCTTCGTGGGCTCGAGCTCCCGGCCGCCGGGCGCACCGCTCGTGAACGCCGTCAGCAGCCGGCGGCGGCTGTAGGTCTGCGCCTCGACGAGGTCGCGCTTGGAGGCCACGGCTCAGACCAGGCCCGCGGCGGTCACGCCGAGCGGCAGCAGCAGCGCCAGGCACGCGATCTCGAGGAAG
This is a stretch of genomic DNA from Cellulomonas sp. ES6. It encodes these proteins:
- the eccB gene encoding type VII secretion protein EccB; this encodes MASKRDLVEAQTYSRRRLLTAFTSGAPGGRELEPTKPLRGVVAGVSLTVLLVLGSLGFGLLSPSLPDGWDDQSLVIVEGDGSRYVGIQGTLHPVLNVTSARLVLDSGAFHVVDVSEDDITDAPRGATIGIPGAPDELPLPSRLTAAGWASCVAPDGSTTLDLDPEAPAPDVDPDAGVLVEVAGKLHLVAGGVRHAVPESDEAAVLRALGLDTATPVEAGADWLTLFPLGSDLAPLTVEGAGDPALPEGGLPVDTRVGTLVEVTGTGEGDRRYVVDARGELAPLSDLAYPLYLLGAGDLAAEPLRVSASDIGEVRTSTTPVAPADLPATVPTLPAAGQAPCSVLRPGEDGGVDLVLRDGDVEPGVRVAPGSGALVRAQTTEGGTATVSLVDGSGRAYPVPDASDEVLARLGYGPEDVTTVPPAWAALLPTGPSLTVEAAATEVSGATAASGGAGDS